A genome region from Eurosta solidaginis isolate ZX-2024a chromosome 2, ASM4086904v1, whole genome shotgun sequence includes the following:
- the LOC137240235 gene encoding uncharacterized protein isoform X1, which produces MCDKRKIDCGMDIESLFLIKEDDINELIPLSMLGTRIKFKQRLANLKENKENIMCFLESSNSSLSCSHKSQPVAASTPVKSLGEILKAIPWGQSILQQYKEHCLLLDKHRQALRYYCNKRNGKNPTGKLYDKATNVRRKMKRGTKVKDAEIDINSYKITEQTETQTEDEDALGKKVWLSHNVEPWSVVEQNWRDTIALRIEYVKNKSKNMLIE; this is translated from the exons ATGTGTGACAAAAGAAAGATAG ACTGTGGAATGGACATTGAGAGCCTGTTTTTAATTAAAGAAGACGATATCAATGAGCTTATCCCTCTTTCAATGCTTGGAACTAGAATTAAATTTAAGCAAAGGCtagccaatttgaaggaaaataaA GAAAATATCATGTGTTTTTTGGAATCTTCAAATAGTTCGCTTAGTTGCAGCCACAAATCTCAACCTGTCGCAGCAAGTACACCTGTAAAGAGTCTAGGTGAAATACTAAAAGCAATTCCATGGGGCCAAAGCATTTTGCAACAATATAAGGAACATTGTTTGTTGCTAGACAAACATCGCCAAGCCTTG agATATTACTGCAACAAACGCAATGGAAAAAATCCTACTGGAAAATTATATGACAAAGCAACAAATGTCCGCCGTAAAATGAAAAGGGGTACAAAAGTCAAGGATGCGGAAATCGATATAAATAGTTATAAAATAACCGAACAGACAGAAACTCAAACCGAAG ATGAAGATGCTTTGGGCAAAAAAGTATGGCTTTCACATAACGTGGAACCATGGAGTGTTGTagaacaaaactggagagatacgATTGCCTTAAGGATAGaatatgtcaaaaataaaagCAAGAATATGCTTATTGAATGA
- the LOC137240235 gene encoding uncharacterized protein isoform X2: protein MCDKRKIDCGMDIESLFLIKEDDINELIPLSMLGTRIKFKQRLANLKENKENIMCFLESSNSSLSCSHKSQPVAASTPVKSLGEILKAIPWGQSILQQYKEHCLLLDKHRQALIEIDFEFEYPDKSQICSPNGLILQRLYMKEKVKDSASKNLLAKIETSLNDGNLIPIL from the exons ATGTGTGACAAAAGAAAGATAG ACTGTGGAATGGACATTGAGAGCCTGTTTTTAATTAAAGAAGACGATATCAATGAGCTTATCCCTCTTTCAATGCTTGGAACTAGAATTAAATTTAAGCAAAGGCtagccaatttgaaggaaaataaA GAAAATATCATGTGTTTTTTGGAATCTTCAAATAGTTCGCTTAGTTGCAGCCACAAATCTCAACCTGTCGCAGCAAGTACACCTGTAAAGAGTCTAGGTGAAATACTAAAAGCAATTCCATGGGGCCAAAGCATTTTGCAACAATATAAGGAACATTGTTTGTTGCTAGACAAACATCGCCAAGCCTTG atTGAAATTGATTTCGAATTCGAATACCCGGACAAATCCCAAATTTGTTCACCGAATGGCCTAATTTTACAACGACTATACATGAAGGAAAAAGTAAAGGATTCAGCATCCAAAAATTTATTGGCTAAAATTGAGACATCCCTGAATGACGGTAATTTAATACCTATACTTTAG